Proteins from a genomic interval of Schistosoma mansoni strain Puerto Rico chromosome 2, complete genome:
- a CDS encoding family M13 unassigned peptidase (M13 family) yields MDVFALYSIQNASEVKEIFSTVSQYPIREDNYYKNEFYIRRAKYVDTLKTRLNKYNPSPIGTPEFRVAAHYRNDENRIYLYSGILQPPFYYENGSLASKYGALGWIISHEIMHAIGIEGVLLDKNNNRRTSFDALLSSKLIQSKAICLSYQYSFYDFTSLKVSLVSTQEEILADNNGLKASYYTYRRLLNKFSNNVSQDHHQSLTSDRLFFLSFAQSLCGHHGQTMLLLTSVAQPHVLEKFRVTGVLVNNNRFARAYGCPVGSPMNPEVECDVW; encoded by the exons ATGGACGTGTTTGCCTTGTACTCTATTCAAAATGCTTCTGAagtaaaagaaatattttcaacaGTATCCCAA TACCCAATTCGAGAGGACAActattacaaaaatgaattttacaTCCGTAGAGCAAAATATGTTGACACTTTGAAAACTCGATTAAACAAGTATAACCC ATCTCCGATAGGAACACCGGAATTTCGTGTAGCAGCTCATTATAGAAATGATGAAAATCGCATATATTTATACTCAGGAATTCTACAACCTccattttattatgaaaatggTAGTTTAGCCTCGAAATATGGAGCACTTGGTTGGATTATCAGCCATGAAATTATGCACGCCATAGGTATCGAAG GTGTACTGCTTGATAAGAACAATAACAGACGGACTTCGTTTGATGCTTTATTGTCATCCAAATTGATACAATCAAAAGCTATATGTCTGAGTTATCAGTATAGTTTTTATGATTTCACTAGTTTGAAAGTAAGTTTA GTTAGTACTCAAGAAGAAATATTGGCTGACAATAATGGATTAAAAGCATCTTACTAC ACATACAGGCGTTTGTTGAACAAGTTCTCGAATAATGTTAGTCAAGATCACCATCAGTCACTTACATCTGATCGATTGTTCTTCCTCTCTTTTGCTCAA AGTTTGTGTGGACATCATGGTCAGACTATGCTTCTACTAACTTCGGTAGCCCAGCCTCATGTTTTGGAAAAATTCAG AGTAACCGGGGTGTTGGTTAATAATAACAGATTCGCACGTGCATATGGTTGTCCAGTTGGTTCACCAATGAATCCTGAGGTGGAATGTGATGTGTGGTGA